The Halopelagius inordinatus genomic interval GCAGTCAGTGGCTCACGAACCACGTCGGCGCGGCGGCGGGACTCGTCTACCAGTCGCTTCCGCTTCTCGTCTTCGCCTACGTCGTCCGGTTTCTCCCGCAGGCCGTCGGGACGACTCGGTCGTCCGTCCTCGGCGTCGACCGGAAACTCGTCGGCGCGGCCCGAGTGCTCGGCGCGCCGCCGAAGCGGACGTTCCGCCGGGTGACGCTTCCGCTCATCGCTCCGGGCCTCCTCGCGGGCGCCGCGCTGGTGTTTCTCACGACGATGAAGGAGTTGGACACGACGCTCATCCTGCATCCGACAGGATTTACAACACTTGTGACGTACATCTGGCGTGTTCAAGAGGCCGGATACTACGGCCGGGCGGCGCTCCCGGCTCTCGTACTGGTGGCCGTCTCCGGCCTGTCGATGATTCCCCTGTTGCGACAGGGGCGAAACGGTGAGTGACTACAGATGAGAAACGAGACGCGGACCGACGAGACGACGAGGAAGGCTCGAACCAACGGCGTGAGCGCCGAAACGAGAGATTCACCGGGGTCCGACGGGGACTCCGTGTTAGTTCTCTCGGACGTACAGAAGCGGTACGGCACCGAGACGGCCGTCTCGGGGGTCGACCTCACGGTCAGAGACGGGGAACTGCTCACGTTGCTCGGCCCCTCCGGATGCGGCAAGACGACGACCCTGCGGATGATCGCGGGACTGACGGACCCCACGGCGGGCACCGTCACCGTCGCGGGCGACTCCGTCGCGGGCGACGGTGCGTCTGTCCCGCCGGAGAAACGAGACGTGGGGATGGTGTTTCAGGAGTTCGCCCTGTTCCCGCATCTCACCGTCGCCGAGAACGTCGCGTTCGGACTCGACGACCCGGACAGCGAGGCGGCCGCCGCCCGCGTCGCCGAACTGCTCGAACTGGTTGGTCTCGAAGCCTACGGCGACCGGACGCCCGACGACCTGTCGGGCGGACAGCGTCAGCGGGTCGCACTCGCGCGCTCTCTCGCGCCGGAACCGGACGTGTTGCTCTTGGACGAACCGTTCTCGAACCTCGACGTGCGCCTCCGCGTGAAGATGCGCGAGGAGGTCCGACGCATCCTCAAAGAGGCGGGGGTCACAGCCGTCTCCGTCACGCACGACCAAGAGGAGGCGCTCTCTATCTCCGACCGCGTCGCCATCATGAACGACGGCCAAATCGAACAGATCGGACGCCCCGGCGAGGTGTTCGAACACCCCGAATCGCGGTTCGTCGCCTCGTTCCTCGGACAGGCGGGCTTTCTTCCCGCCCGCATCGGCGAGTCGTCGGTCGAAACGCCCATCGGGTCGTACGACCGCGGCCTGTTGAAGGGGGTCACGGAGGAGTACGTCGGCGCGACGGTGGACGTCCTCGTGCGACCGGACGACCTGCGCGCGACGCCGACGGCGGAGGCGAACGCCGACGGCCACGTCGTCCGCAGGCAGTACACCGGCCCGTCGTTCGTCTACCACGTCGAACTGTCCGACGGAAGCGTCGTTCGCTGTCTGCACAACCACGCCGAGGACTTCGAAATCGGAGAACCCGTCGCGGTAGCTCTCGTCGCGGACCACACCCTCGCGTGGTATCCCTCCCGATAGATGTCGCGACGACGCGGACTCCTCCAGTTCGACCGCTTCCCCCGAATCGACCGCGGGCGCGCCGCAACGTTCCTCCTGGCGGCCGTCGCCGCCGCCGTCTCTCTCGTCGTCGCCGCCCGTCTGTTTCCGTACCACTCGCTGAACCACGACGAGGGCGTCTACCTCCAACAGGCCGAACTCCTCCTCCGCGGGCGACTGTTCCTCCGACCGCCGGTCGAAGACGCGTTTCGCCCGTGGTTCTTCGTCGAGGGCGACGACGGACTGTACGCCAAGTACGCGCCCCTCCCCGCCGCCGTCTTCGCAGTCGGGAAACTCGCGGGCGGATTTCCGCTGGCGCTGGCTGCCGTCTCGGCGGCCGTCGCCGGTCTGACGACGGCCCTCGGCCGAGAACTGTTCGACGCTCCGACGGGAGCCGTGGCCGGGTTGCTCCTCCTTGCGTCCCCGCTGTTTCTCGTCCACACGGGCGTCTACCTGCCGTACGCGACGACGACGGCGCTGAATCTCGCGTTCGCGCTCGCGTACCTCCGCGCCGAACGGCGGGGGAGTCTCCCGGCCGCAGTCGCCGCCGGAATCGCCGTCGGACTCGCGTTCTTCGCGCGCCCGTTCACGGCGGTGCTTTTCGCCGCGCCGTTCGTCGCCCACGCCTGTTGGACGCTCGTTCGGTCGGGGGCGTGGCGAACCGTCGTCGAGGGGACCGACGGCGAACGGCGCGCGCTCTTCACCCGCCGCGCCGCGACTGCGGCACTCGGACTCGCGGGCGTCGCTGTCGCGTTCGGGTACAACTGGGTCGTCACCGGCGACCCACTCGTCTTTCCGTATCAGGCGTTCGGCCCCGAGGACGGACCGGGGTTCGGCCACCGCGAACTGCTCGGCCACGAGGTGGACTACACGCTTTCGCTCGCGACGCGGGCCAACGCGGAGGTCCTCTTTCGGCTGTTCGAAAACTGGGTCGCCGCCGGTCCGGTCGGGACTGCGCTCGCCGCCCTCGGAACTGCCGAACTCCTCCGGAACCGCGACGGCGAACACGCCGCGCGGCGCGCGTTGCTCGCGGCGCTTTTCGTCACGGTTCCGCTCGGCAATCTCGCCTTTTGGGGGAACTACAACGTCCTCGGTTCCCTCGCGTCGCAGACGGACGGCTTGCTCTACTTTCTCGGCCCGTACTACCACTTCGACCTGCTCGTTCCCACCGCCGTCTTCGGCGCTCGCGGCGCGTTTCTCGCGGGCGACCGGGTCCGACGGACGGTGCGCGAGCGACTTTCGCCCGTCCGCGCCCGTCGGGTGACGCTCGCGGTGATGGTGGTGAGCGCCGCCGCCCTCGGCGGTATCGCGGCGACGACGGCGGACGGCCCCCTCGAACGGAACGACCGGGTGAGCGACGAACTCACCGCCGGATACGAACCGTTCGCCGAGGGCGGCGCGCCCGACGACGCCCTCGTGTTCCTCCCGACGCCGTACGGTCCGTGGCTGAACCACCCGTTTCAGGCTCTCCGCAACGCGCCCGGATACGACGGGGAGACGGTGTACGCCCTCGGCGATACCGACGAACTCGCCGTCGCGGGCGAGTTCCCAAACCGGACGATACACCGCTACGTCTATCGGGGGTCGTGGCCCCCCACCGACGACGAACGCGTCGATGCCGAACTGGTGCGCGTCGAACGCGTCTCCGGCGACACCGTCGGACTCGACGCGACGTTCGGACTGCCGGCGGAGGCCGAACGCGCGACGCTCCGCGTCTCGACGTCGCGCGGCGCGGCCTACTTCGTGGCAAACGGAACGCCCGAGAGTCTCCGGACGTCCGTGACCGCCGACGAACGAATCGAACTGTCGGGTCCGGATGTTCGGTCCACGGGGAACCGAACGGTGGCGTTCGGCGACTCCGACGAGGTGACGGTGGAGGTGTTCGTCTCCACCGGGCCCGCGTCGGGGTTCACCTACCGGGCGGTGTTCCCCGTCGAACGCGAGAACGGCACCGTGCGGACGCTTTCACCCACCCTCGAACGGTGCGTCGTCCCGACCCAGTGTGAACCGGTGGGCGTCGGAGAGTCGCCCGACGGGACGTTCGCGAACGCGACGCTGTCGAACGCGACGGCGTAGTCGTCTGCGGACGGCGCGACCGGACGACGTGTCGGCCAGACGACCGCGCCCGGAATTTTTCGGTAAGCCTAAAAATGAGCGGTTCGAGTAGTCGGTAATGACCGAGACGGGCGATTCGTACGGGTTAGACGACGTGAGCGTCGTGATGGGGACGTACAACGAAGCCGAGGCTATCGACGCCGTCCTCGACGACATCGAGGCGGCGACGGACGGCCGGGCCGAAGTCGTGGTGGTCGACGGGTCCTCCGACGCGACGCCGGACATCGCTCGCGAACGCGGTGCGACCGTCATCGAACAACCGCCGCAGGGGTACG includes:
- a CDS encoding DUF7846 domain-containing protein; protein product: MSRRRGLLQFDRFPRIDRGRAATFLLAAVAAAVSLVVAARLFPYHSLNHDEGVYLQQAELLLRGRLFLRPPVEDAFRPWFFVEGDDGLYAKYAPLPAAVFAVGKLAGGFPLALAAVSAAVAGLTTALGRELFDAPTGAVAGLLLLASPLFLVHTGVYLPYATTTALNLAFALAYLRAERRGSLPAAVAAGIAVGLAFFARPFTAVLFAAPFVAHACWTLVRSGAWRTVVEGTDGERRALFTRRAATAALGLAGVAVAFGYNWVVTGDPLVFPYQAFGPEDGPGFGHRELLGHEVDYTLSLATRANAEVLFRLFENWVAAGPVGTALAALGTAELLRNRDGEHAARRALLAALFVTVPLGNLAFWGNYNVLGSLASQTDGLLYFLGPYYHFDLLVPTAVFGARGAFLAGDRVRRTVRERLSPVRARRVTLAVMVVSAAALGGIAATTADGPLERNDRVSDELTAGYEPFAEGGAPDDALVFLPTPYGPWLNHPFQALRNAPGYDGETVYALGDTDELAVAGEFPNRTIHRYVYRGSWPPTDDERVDAELVRVERVSGDTVGLDATFGLPAEAERATLRVSTSRGAAYFVANGTPESLRTSVTADERIELSGPDVRSTGNRTVAFGDSDEVTVEVFVSTGPASGFTYRAVFPVERENGTVRTLSPTLERCVVPTQCEPVGVGESPDGTFANATLSNATA
- a CDS encoding ABC transporter ATP-binding protein; amino-acid sequence: MRNETRTDETTRKARTNGVSAETRDSPGSDGDSVLVLSDVQKRYGTETAVSGVDLTVRDGELLTLLGPSGCGKTTTLRMIAGLTDPTAGTVTVAGDSVAGDGASVPPEKRDVGMVFQEFALFPHLTVAENVAFGLDDPDSEAAAARVAELLELVGLEAYGDRTPDDLSGGQRQRVALARSLAPEPDVLLLDEPFSNLDVRLRVKMREEVRRILKEAGVTAVSVTHDQEEALSISDRVAIMNDGQIEQIGRPGEVFEHPESRFVASFLGQAGFLPARIGESSVETPIGSYDRGLLKGVTEEYVGATVDVLVRPDDLRATPTAEANADGHVVRRQYTGPSFVYHVELSDGSVVRCLHNHAEDFEIGEPVAVALVADHTLAWYPSR